The following nucleotide sequence is from Aneurinibacillus soli.
AAGCGTTGTCACGTGATATTGTATTTAAGTACTTAATGCCTTCAATTTTGTCTACGGCTTTCTCAAGTGGCTTCGTCACATCATCTAGCACATCTTCCGGAGCTGCATTCGGATAAACGGTCTCGACTATGACAACAGGAAACGAAATATCTGGCATATTCTCAACTTTGAGAGATAAAGCAGATACAATTCCGCCAAGAATAATTAAAACAACGATGATAATCACGGCCGCTGAGTTTTTTAATGAGAATCGTGTAAGAAATTCCAATCGTTTGCCCCCTTCCTCTTTGAACTATCCAAATAGATCCGATTTTTTTCATATTTATCATATATGTGAATAATTTACCACTAGATTATTACGAACAAAACAGTTAAATAGTTGCAGTAATTTGTAAAAAACTGCACAAAAAAAGAGCGGACTGACCGCTCTTTTATCCTTTACTACACCTATACAAATGCATCTCAAATACCTGGAAACAGTCCCATAGACGTCAACCATGCACTAATCTGCTGTAATTGCCCGATATAAATCAGAATCCCCATCCCGATCAAAAGCCAGCCACTTACATGTTTAATGACCGGCATCCAGCGATTCAGACGGCGAATCGCTTGTACGGAATAAAGCATAACAAACGAAATCAACAGAAACGGAACACCAAGCCCGAGCGAATATACTGCCAGCAAAAAAATCCCGGTGTTAACCGTAGCCACATTCCCGGCTAACAAAAGAATCGAGGATAGTGCCAGCCCGACACACGGCGTCCATCCAGCCGCAAATGCCATACCAAGGAGCAGAGAAGAAAACCAACGTCTGTTCTGAATACGAGACATATCAAATCGCTTCTCCCGCGCTAGCCAGCTCATCTGCAACCAGCCAATCGTCTGGAAGCCAAAAATCACAATCAAAATTCCACTGAGTTGCATAAACAATTCGCGATGTGCCCGCAGGAATTGTCCCACATAGCTTGCCGCTGCACCAAGCATCACAAACACAATGGAGAATCCGACAATAAACGCAAGCGAGCGAAATAACAGTACACGCCGATCAATAACAAGCCGATCATGCTCAATCATCCCGCCTGTCAGATGCGTCACATATGCTGGAATCAACGGAAAAACACACGGAGAAAAAAACGAGATCAGCCCGGCTAGCCAGGCAAAAGAAACCGATACAGACTGCTCCATCCTATCACCTCGCACTTTACGCAGAAAACAATTGTACAGAAACCAGCGAGATATCATCTTCTAATTCTATCTGCGCTACCTGTTCATTTAGTAAGCACTCGACAAACAGCTGATTATCCAAAAAGTAATGCCGTTTCATTCGTTCGTCTAAATCGGCCAGTGACTCCGACAAAAAGGTACCCGGCTTCTCAACAAATCCATCCGTGAACAGAACGATTTTCGTCGATGATGTGTAGGAAAACAATCCTTCTTCTACTTGTATATCTGGAACCATGCCAATCGGTACACATCCTTGATCCAGAATGTACACTTCTCCCTCATCATTGATTGCACGCCCAGGCGTATGTCCTGCGTTTGCATACCACACCATTTGCCGATTCGTATCAATCAGCAAATATATCGCTGTGAAATAAAATCCGCTATACAAACCCTCTGGCTCTTTTTCCTTAAACAAGCGAAACATTTGCTCGTTCAGCTCCTGCATCACGAGCGTAGGCGTTTGTAGCCGGACAATCATTCCACGAAGAAGTGATCGAATAGATGAACTCACCAGCGAAGCGGAAACCCCATGTCCAGCCACATCAATAATAATAACACCATAGCGATGCTCATCAATGCGATACCAGCAGTACATATCTCCGCCAAGGTCTTCTGATGGGCGATAGATCCCGTTTATCCGGATGTACTTATTCTCGATCGGTTCACTCAGCATGACACGCTGTACCTGGCGTGCTAACCAGATTTCTTTTTTTAATTTTTCTTCAACCCGACGAGACTCTGTAATATCAATTAATACCGCTACATAGTTCATCACATTTCCGTCTGTATCTAACATGGCCGTAATCGTAATATACTGCAAGTATATTTTTCCATTTTTATCACGATTCCAGATCTCGCCGCGCCAGCACCCCTTGTGAACAATTGAATCCCACATACTTCGATAAAACAATGAATCATGACGTCCTGAACTTAATAGATTTG
It contains:
- a CDS encoding cytochrome c biogenesis CcdA family protein — translated: MEQSVSVSFAWLAGLISFFSPCVFPLIPAYVTHLTGGMIEHDRLVIDRRVLLFRSLAFIVGFSIVFVMLGAAASYVGQFLRAHRELFMQLSGILIVIFGFQTIGWLQMSWLAREKRFDMSRIQNRRWFSSLLLGMAFAAGWTPCVGLALSSILLLAGNVATVNTGIFLLAVYSLGLGVPFLLISFVMLYSVQAIRRLNRWMPVIKHVSGWLLIGMGILIYIGQLQQISAWLTSMGLFPGI
- a CDS encoding PP2C family protein-serine/threonine phosphatase, encoding MDNSNLDSVLERIAVRVVNDLIEGLIITDRDMNIIMVNPAFTRITGYESHEVMGKNPNLLSSGRHDSLFYRSMWDSIVHKGCWRGEIWNRDKNGKIYLQYITITAMLDTDGNVMNYVAVLIDITESRRVEEKLKKEIWLARQVQRVMLSEPIENKYIRINGIYRPSEDLGGDMYCWYRIDEHRYGVIIIDVAGHGVSASLVSSSIRSLLRGMIVRLQTPTLVMQELNEQMFRLFKEKEPEGLYSGFYFTAIYLLIDTNRQMVWYANAGHTPGRAINDEGEVYILDQGCVPIGMVPDIQVEEGLFSYTSSTKIVLFTDGFVEKPGTFLSESLADLDERMKRHYFLDNQLFVECLLNEQVAQIELEDDISLVSVQLFSA